A single genomic interval of Pseudorca crassidens isolate mPseCra1 chromosome 19, mPseCra1.hap1, whole genome shotgun sequence harbors:
- the DOC2B gene encoding double C2-like domain-containing protein beta isoform X1 — MTLRRRGEKATISIQEHMAIDVCPGPIRPIKQISDYFPRFPRGLPPDAGPRAAAPPDAPARPATASAGRRSPSDGARDDDEDVDQLFGAYGASPGPGRSTARPPAKLPEDEPDADGYESDDCTALGTLDFSLLYDQENNALHCTISKAKGLKPMDHNGLADPYVKLHLLPGASKANKLRTKTLRNTLNPTWNETLTYYGITDEDMIRKTLRISVCDEDKFRHNEFIGETRVPLKKLKPNHTKTFSICLEKQLPVDKTEDKSLEERGRILISLKYSSQKQGLLVGIVRCAHLAAMDANGYSDPYVKTYLKPDVDKKSKHKTAVKKKTLNPEFNEEFCYEIKHGDLAKKTLEITVWDYDIGKSNDFIGERTRWECSLATCPSWVQQRAGALNQATVLPSWPVGKVGAIDMIQPDPM; from the exons ATGACCCTCCGGCGGCGCGGGGAGAAGGCGACCATCAGCATCCAGGAGCATATGGCCATCGACGTGTGCCCCGGCCCCATCCGGCCCATCAAACAGATCTCCGACTACTTCCCCCGCTTCCCGCGGGGCCTGCCGCCGGACGCCGGGCCCCGCGCCGCTGCACCCCCGGACGCCCCCGCGCGCCCGGCCACGGCCAGCGCGGGCCGCCGCAGCCCCTCCGACGGCGCCCGCGACGACGACGAGGATGTGGACCAGCTGTTTGGAGCCTACGGCGCCAGCCCCGGCCCCGGCCGCAGCACGGCGCGACCGCCTGCCAAGCTGCCCGAGGACGAGCCGGACGCCGACGGCTACGAGTCCGACGACTGCA CCGCCCTGGGCACGCTGGACTTCAGCCTGCTCTACGACCAGGAGAACAACGCTCTCCACTGCACCATCAGCAAGGCCAAG GGCCTGAAGCCGATGGACCACAATGGGCTGGCAGACCCCTACGTCAAGCTGCACCTGCTGCCGGGAGCCAGTAAG GCAAATAAGCTCAGAACAAAAACTCTCCGAAACACTCTGAACCCCACGTGGAATGAGACCCTCACTTACTACGGGATCACAGACGAAGACATGATCCGAAAGACCCTGCG GATCTCGGTGTGTGATGAGGACAAATTCCGCCACAACGAGTTCATAGGGGAGACGCGGGTGCCCCTCAAGAAGCTGAAGCCCAACCACACCAAGACGTTCAGCATCTGCCTGGAGAAGCAGCTGCCG GTGGACAAGACAGAAGACAAGTCCCTGGAGGAGCGGGGCCGCATTCTCATCTCCCTCAAGTACAGTTCGCAGAAGCAGGGCCTGCTGGTCGGCATCGTGCGCTGCGCACACCTGGCTGCCATGGACGCCAACGGCTACTCAGACCCCTACGTAAAAAC ATACCTGAAGCCAGATGTGGACAAGAAATCCAAACATAAGACAGCGGTAAAGAAGAAAACCCTAAACCCAGAGTTCAACGAG GAATTCTGTTATGAGATTAAGCACGGGGACCTGGCCAAGAAGACCCTGGAGATCACCGTTTGGGATTATGACATTGGAAAATCCAACGATTTCATCGGTGAGAGGACACGATGGGAATGCTCTTTAGCAACATGCCCATCCTGGGTTCAGCAAAGGGCAGGGGCCCTGAATCAGGCCACAGTCCTGCCTTCCTGGCCTGTGGGGAAAGTTGGGGCCATAGACATGATCCAGCCTGACCCCATGTGA
- the DOC2B gene encoding double C2-like domain-containing protein beta isoform X2, with amino-acid sequence MTLRRRGEKATISIQEHMAIDVCPGPIRPIKQISDYFPRFPRGLPPDAGPRAAAPPDAPARPATASAGRRSPSDGARDDDEDVDQLFGAYGASPGPGRSTARPPAKLPEDEPDADGYESDDCTALGTLDFSLLYDQENNALHCTISKAKGLKPMDHNGLADPYVKLHLLPGASKANKLRTKTLRNTLNPTWNETLTYYGITDEDMIRKTLRISVCDEDKFRHNEFIGETRVPLKKLKPNHTKTFSICLEKQLPVDKTEDKSLEERGRILISLKYSSQKQGLLVGIVRCAHLAAMDANGYSDPYVKTYLKPDVDKKSKHKTAVKKKTLNPEFNEEFCYEIKHGDLAKKTLEITVWDYDIGKSNDFIGGVVLGINAKGERLKHWFDCLKNKDKRIERWHTLTNELPGAVLSD; translated from the exons ATGACCCTCCGGCGGCGCGGGGAGAAGGCGACCATCAGCATCCAGGAGCATATGGCCATCGACGTGTGCCCCGGCCCCATCCGGCCCATCAAACAGATCTCCGACTACTTCCCCCGCTTCCCGCGGGGCCTGCCGCCGGACGCCGGGCCCCGCGCCGCTGCACCCCCGGACGCCCCCGCGCGCCCGGCCACGGCCAGCGCGGGCCGCCGCAGCCCCTCCGACGGCGCCCGCGACGACGACGAGGATGTGGACCAGCTGTTTGGAGCCTACGGCGCCAGCCCCGGCCCCGGCCGCAGCACGGCGCGACCGCCTGCCAAGCTGCCCGAGGACGAGCCGGACGCCGACGGCTACGAGTCCGACGACTGCA CCGCCCTGGGCACGCTGGACTTCAGCCTGCTCTACGACCAGGAGAACAACGCTCTCCACTGCACCATCAGCAAGGCCAAG GGCCTGAAGCCGATGGACCACAATGGGCTGGCAGACCCCTACGTCAAGCTGCACCTGCTGCCGGGAGCCAGTAAG GCAAATAAGCTCAGAACAAAAACTCTCCGAAACACTCTGAACCCCACGTGGAATGAGACCCTCACTTACTACGGGATCACAGACGAAGACATGATCCGAAAGACCCTGCG GATCTCGGTGTGTGATGAGGACAAATTCCGCCACAACGAGTTCATAGGGGAGACGCGGGTGCCCCTCAAGAAGCTGAAGCCCAACCACACCAAGACGTTCAGCATCTGCCTGGAGAAGCAGCTGCCG GTGGACAAGACAGAAGACAAGTCCCTGGAGGAGCGGGGCCGCATTCTCATCTCCCTCAAGTACAGTTCGCAGAAGCAGGGCCTGCTGGTCGGCATCGTGCGCTGCGCACACCTGGCTGCCATGGACGCCAACGGCTACTCAGACCCCTACGTAAAAAC ATACCTGAAGCCAGATGTGGACAAGAAATCCAAACATAAGACAGCGGTAAAGAAGAAAACCCTAAACCCAGAGTTCAACGAG GAATTCTGTTATGAGATTAAGCACGGGGACCTGGCCAAGAAGACCCTGGAGATCACCGTTTGGGATTATGACATTGGAAAATCCAACGATTTCATCG GCGGCGTGGTTCTGGGCATCAATGCCAAGGGCGAGCGCCTGAAGCACTGGTTTGATTGCCTGAAGAACAAGGACAAGCGGATCGAGCGCTGGCACACGCTCACCAACGAGCTCCCGGGGGCCGTGCTCAGCGACTGA